The uncultured Methanomethylovorans sp. genome contains a region encoding:
- a CDS encoding beta-ribofuranosylaminobenzene 5'-phosphate synthase — protein sequence MIRVKSPSRIHMGLIDMNAELGRVDGGVGLSIDYPHVVISAEIADDIEVIGHSLLAPRMKAAAKTLLPEGQGIRVTIEEDMPNHVGVGSGTQAALSVAAAVNRLYDLGLSVRDMAIAVGRGGTSGIGVASFEKGGFIVDGGHKFKDKGSFSPSSASKMPPAPVLFREDFPDWEIVLALPGEDMHIGAHDAQEVDIFRKECPIPLQEAQAVAHVVLMKMMPAIMEKDIEAFGEATNLLQGLGFKQREVRLQHQAVRDLIELLQDSGSYGAGMSSFGPIVYAFTTNPEDAANLQEDAQAFLDSTIGGKVIITKANNTGASIVEE from the coding sequence ATGATTAGAGTAAAGTCACCTTCCAGAATTCACATGGGTCTTATAGATATGAATGCTGAACTTGGAAGAGTGGACGGTGGGGTTGGATTGTCTATTGACTATCCCCATGTAGTTATCTCAGCGGAGATCGCTGACGATATCGAGGTTATAGGTCACTCTTTGCTTGCACCGCGCATGAAGGCAGCGGCAAAGACTTTGCTACCTGAGGGTCAGGGTATAAGGGTGACAATCGAAGAAGACATGCCTAATCACGTGGGTGTCGGTTCAGGAACTCAGGCAGCTCTTTCAGTTGCAGCTGCGGTGAACAGGTTGTATGACCTGGGTTTGAGCGTGAGAGATATGGCTATTGCTGTGGGCCGTGGCGGTACTTCTGGTATCGGTGTTGCATCTTTTGAAAAAGGCGGTTTCATAGTTGATGGCGGACATAAGTTTAAGGATAAGGGGTCATTCTCTCCATCCTCGGCAAGCAAGATGCCTCCTGCACCCGTTCTTTTCAGGGAAGATTTCCCGGATTGGGAAATAGTACTGGCTTTGCCAGGTGAGGACATGCATATAGGAGCCCATGATGCCCAGGAAGTGGATATATTCAGAAAGGAATGTCCCATCCCATTGCAAGAAGCACAGGCAGTTGCTCATGTAGTGCTGATGAAAATGATGCCTGCTATTATGGAAAAAGACATTGAGGCTTTTGGAGAGGCAACCAACCTTCTTCAGGGACTAGGTTTCAAGCAAAGGGAAGTAAGGTTGCAGCATCAGGCTGTCAGGGACCTTATTGAACTTTTGCAGGATAGTGGTTCCTATGGTGCAGGTATGAGCTCTTTTGGGCCTATAGTATATGCTTTTACGACTAATCCAGAAGATGCAGCTAATCTGCAGGAAGATGCTCAGGCATTCCTGGATAGCACCATCGGAGGTAAAGTGATAATTACCAAAGCCAACAACACAGGGGCTTCTATTGTGGAGGAATAA
- a CDS encoding DUF2953 domain-containing protein, translating into MFTAIQFVQIAVMIILLLILLVLFCAIDLVVDLKKKDQDISGKIMVKWLFLSYSKVFYPNEPNNSDSKKGQAASEKEKVEKSSSATVKDMDEVSEEKIINEAKSPKMKKELKAKDILRIFNNIKKPLFRLFKGTISNIRLRCGKCDLLFGLPDPADTGMLCGFLYGVFGFLHQYWRNFSYFLEPRFHEKAFDLQLMADVRIRIYRFIPVFLRFALNWGVLRTGWLLVRTYR; encoded by the coding sequence ATGTTCACTGCAATACAGTTTGTACAGATAGCAGTGATGATAATCCTGTTACTGATATTACTTGTACTGTTTTGTGCCATAGATCTGGTAGTGGACCTGAAAAAGAAAGATCAGGATATTTCTGGAAAGATAATGGTCAAATGGCTCTTTCTGTCCTATTCCAAAGTGTTCTATCCAAATGAACCTAATAATTCAGACTCAAAGAAAGGGCAGGCTGCTTCTGAAAAGGAAAAAGTGGAGAAGTCCAGCTCTGCTACTGTAAAGGATATGGACGAAGTATCTGAAGAAAAGATCATAAATGAAGCAAAAAGTCCAAAAATGAAAAAAGAACTGAAGGCTAAGGACATACTGAGGATATTCAATAATATCAAAAAGCCTCTTTTCAGGCTTTTCAAGGGTACAATATCCAATATCAGATTGCGCTGTGGAAAATGTGATCTACTTTTTGGACTTCCCGACCCTGCGGATACAGGTATGTTGTGTGGTTTTCTTTATGGGGTATTTGGGTTTTTGCATCAGTACTGGCGAAATTTTTCATATTTTCTGGAACCCAGATTCCATGAAAAAGCATTTGATCTTCAATTGATGGCTGATGTTAGGATACGTATTTACAGATTTATTCCTGTATTCCTTCGTTTTGCACTTAACTGGGGAGTGCTCAGAACTGGATGGTTACTGGTGCGCACCTATAGATGA
- a CDS encoding GerW family sporulation protein, whose protein sequence is MGLEDLMKEVSSELERLVSTKTVVGDAVTVGDTTIIPVTKVSFGFGTGGAEGKSKDNEEGFGGGGAAGAKIEPVAFIVMSKDGVRLMSVSGKSDIGVLIDSVPGLIEKIKTMKAKKEKSTDSTDPVTVPEDEGSVKIDVEGQ, encoded by the coding sequence ATGGGACTTGAAGATCTTATGAAAGAAGTGTCCAGTGAACTTGAAAGACTTGTGAGTACCAAGACAGTGGTGGGAGATGCTGTAACAGTTGGAGATACAACCATCATTCCCGTAACAAAGGTTTCTTTTGGCTTTGGTACAGGCGGCGCAGAGGGGAAGAGTAAAGATAACGAAGAAGGTTTTGGCGGTGGCGGTGCAGCAGGTGCAAAGATAGAGCCTGTGGCTTTTATCGTTATGTCCAAAGATGGAGTTCGTTTAATGTCAGTTTCGGGGAAATCCGATATTGGTGTCCTCATTGACTCAGTTCCGGGTCTTATCGAGAAGATAAAGACGATGAAAGCTAAGAAGGAAAAGAGTACTGATAGTACCGATCCTGTGACAGTTCCAGAGGATGAAGGATCTGTTAAAATAGATGTAGAAGGACAGTAA